In the Profundibacter amoris genome, GTTCTTCTATACCTACAACGTGGCGTTCAAAGTGGATGATGTAGCCGACAATCTGAAAAACCAGAACGGCTTTGTTCCCGGTATACGTCCGGGCAAAAAGACAGCCGAATATCTGAATTATGTGGTGACCCGTCTGTTGGTTCTTGGCTCGGCTTATCTGGCGGCGGTTGCGCTGTTGCCGGAAATCCTTCGTAGCCAGTTTTCCATTCCGTTTTACTTTGGCGGGACATCGGTTCTGATTGTGGTTTCGGTAACGATGGATACGATCCAGCAGGTGCAGTCGCATATGCTGGCCCATCAATACGAAGGCCTGATCGAAAAATCACAACTGCGTGGTAAAAAGCGCCGCAAAAGATCTTCGGGTAGAAAATGAATATCATCCTCTTAGGGCCACCGGGTGCCGGTAAAGGCACGCAAGCACGACGTCTGGTAGAAGAACGCGGCATGATCCAGTTATCAACTGGCGACATGCTGCGCGAAGCCAAGGACAGCGGGACCGAAATGGGCGAACGCGTCGCCAAGGTTATGGCGGCGGGGGAACTGGTCACCGATGAAATCGTGATCGGCCTGATCGAGGAGAAGCTGAAGGGCGACAATGGCGGCGGTTTCATTTTTGACGGCTTCCCGCGCACATTGGCACAGGCCGATGCGCTGGGGGAATTGCTGGAAAAATATGGCAAGACACTGGATGCCGTGATCGAAATGCGGGTGGACGACGACGCACTGATGCGCCGGATCACCGGCCGTTTCACATGCGGCAACTGCGGCGAGGTTTACCATGACGAAACCAAACGCCCCAAGGTTGACGGTGTTTGCGACGTTTGCGGCGCAAGCGACATGAAGCGTCGCGCCGATGACAACGAGGAATCCCTGCGCACACGGCTGATGGAGTATTACAAAAAGACATCGCCACTGATCGGATACTACTATGCCAAAGGCAAGTTGCGGTCGGTAAACGGGCTGGGTGAAATCGACGAAGTTGCGGCATCAATCGCCAAGGCGCTGGGATAAGTCGTAACATCCCTTGACGCACCCTTAAAAACACCATAGATCACCTCATCTCGCAAGAGAATCAACATGCTTAACCGGGCGACGGTCCGCTTTGCATAAAAACCGAATTCAGCGTCAGCCCGCAAGGTTAATCCCTTCGGGCTTTGGTTGTGAAAAAAGGCTCTGGGATTACGGAGCCGCAACGAAAAAGGAAAACGACACGTGGCACGTATTGCCGGCGTAAATATCCCGACCCATAAACGGGTCCCGATCGCCCTGACTTATATCACCGGAATTGGTAACACGACTGCCGAGGCCATCTGTGAAGCTGTTAAAATCGACGAATCCCGTCGCGTTAACGAGCTGTCG is a window encoding:
- a CDS encoding adenylate kinase, whose amino-acid sequence is MNIILLGPPGAGKGTQARRLVEERGMIQLSTGDMLREAKDSGTEMGERVAKVMAAGELVTDEIVIGLIEEKLKGDNGGGFIFDGFPRTLAQADALGELLEKYGKTLDAVIEMRVDDDALMRRITGRFTCGNCGEVYHDETKRPKVDGVCDVCGASDMKRRADDNEESLRTRLMEYYKKTSPLIGYYYAKGKLRSVNGLGEIDEVAASIAKALG